A stretch of Pseudomonas sp. LS.1a DNA encodes these proteins:
- a CDS encoding response regulator transcription factor, translating to MDHPAPRILIVEDDQRLAELTAEYLQANGFEVSVEGDGARAARRIVDSQPDLVILDLMLPGEDGLSICRRVRSQYPGPILMLTARSDELDQVQGLDLGADDYVCKPVRPRLLLARIQALLRRSEAPDSKRQDLAFGALRIDNRLREARLGEQLIELTGAEFDLLWLLASNAGRVLTREQIFTALRGVGYDGQDRSIDIRISRIRPKIGDDPLQPRLIKTLRSKGYLFVGEAS from the coding sequence ATGGACCACCCCGCACCCCGTATCCTCATCGTCGAAGACGACCAGCGCCTGGCCGAGCTCACCGCCGAGTACCTGCAGGCCAACGGCTTCGAAGTCAGCGTCGAGGGCGATGGCGCCCGCGCTGCGCGGCGCATCGTCGACAGCCAGCCCGACCTGGTCATTCTCGACCTGATGCTGCCCGGCGAGGACGGCCTGAGCATCTGCCGCCGGGTGCGCAGCCAGTACCCCGGCCCGATCCTCATGCTGACCGCACGCAGCGATGAACTCGACCAGGTCCAGGGCCTGGACCTGGGGGCCGACGACTACGTCTGCAAACCCGTACGCCCACGCCTGCTGCTGGCGCGCATCCAGGCCCTGCTGCGCCGCAGCGAAGCACCGGACAGCAAGCGCCAGGACCTGGCCTTCGGCGCGCTGCGCATCGACAATCGCCTGCGCGAGGCGCGTCTGGGTGAACAACTGATCGAGCTGACCGGCGCCGAATTCGACCTGCTCTGGCTGCTGGCCAGCAACGCCGGCCGGGTGCTGACGCGCGAGCAGATCTTCACCGCGCTACGTGGCGTCGGCTACGACGGCCAGGACCGTTCCATCGACATACGCATTTCCAGGATCCGCCCCAAGATCGGCGACGACCCGCTCCAGCCAAGGCTGATCAAGACCCTGCGCAGCAAAGGCTACCTGTTCGTTGGCGAGGCCTCATGA
- a CDS encoding ATP-binding protein, translating into MNNSIFLRIYGGMLAVLVLVALLGVLSLHLVNEVRAAQHREGLAQGTFSLMADNLALQNDTERKRSLLIWERLLGVPLALQPMTARTLDGGQRARLYRGLVVVEKTGPHAAQVLRKVGQEDLMLVAQIKQISEQLARATLYLLADELVRYPVTEQQQRLAQIKKEKGFGFGVALQRIERVSLDDDQRRRVEEGDTVMALGKDGDSIRVFAGLAGSPWVLEIGPLYQLNPYPPQLLILIAFLGLCLIGLVVYLLVRQLERRVSGLEIAATRIAQGSLDTRVPAGDADSVGRLAAAFNGMAEHLQRSLTMQRELVRAVSHELRTPVARLRFGLEMIENATTEQARAKHLAGMDGDIQDLDKLVDEMLTYARLEQGAPALKFQRIDLDALLDRVIEELAPLRAEVRVVRGECQGADAEGAWVEAEPRYLHRALQNLVGNAMRHAEAEVRLSYQLGQQRCRIDVEDDGPGIPEGFWDRIFTPFTRLDDSRTRASGGHGLGLSIVRRIIYWHAGRATVGRSAALGGACFSLNWPRQQAPL; encoded by the coding sequence ATGAACAACTCGATCTTCCTGCGCATCTATGGCGGCATGCTGGCCGTGCTGGTGCTGGTGGCCCTGCTCGGGGTGCTCAGCCTGCACCTGGTCAACGAAGTGCGTGCCGCCCAGCACCGCGAGGGCCTGGCCCAGGGTACTTTCAGCCTGATGGCCGACAACCTGGCGCTGCAGAACGACACCGAGCGCAAGCGTTCACTGCTGATCTGGGAGCGCCTGCTTGGCGTGCCGTTGGCGCTGCAGCCAATGACCGCGCGCACCCTCGATGGTGGCCAGCGGGCGCGCCTGTACCGCGGCCTGGTGGTGGTCGAGAAGACCGGCCCGCATGCGGCCCAGGTACTGCGCAAGGTCGGCCAGGAAGACCTGATGCTGGTAGCGCAGATCAAGCAGATAAGCGAGCAACTGGCGCGGGCCACCCTCTACCTGCTGGCCGACGAACTGGTGCGCTACCCGGTAACCGAGCAGCAGCAGCGCCTGGCACAGATCAAGAAAGAAAAGGGTTTCGGCTTTGGCGTGGCCCTGCAGCGCATCGAGCGGGTGAGCCTGGACGATGACCAGCGGCGCCGGGTCGAGGAGGGCGACACGGTCATGGCCCTGGGCAAGGATGGTGACTCGATCCGCGTGTTCGCCGGGCTGGCTGGCTCGCCCTGGGTGCTGGAAATCGGCCCGCTGTACCAGCTCAACCCGTATCCGCCGCAGTTGCTGATCCTGATCGCCTTTCTCGGCCTGTGCCTGATCGGCCTGGTGGTCTACCTGCTGGTGCGCCAGCTGGAGCGGCGCGTGTCGGGCCTGGAGATTGCCGCCACGCGTATCGCTCAGGGTAGCCTGGACACCCGCGTGCCGGCCGGCGACGCCGACTCGGTAGGGCGCCTGGCTGCAGCCTTCAACGGCATGGCCGAGCACCTGCAGCGCTCGCTGACCATGCAGCGTGAGCTGGTGCGGGCGGTTTCCCACGAGCTGCGCACGCCGGTGGCCCGCCTGCGTTTTGGCCTGGAGATGATCGAGAACGCCACCACCGAGCAGGCACGGGCCAAACACCTGGCGGGCATGGACGGCGATATCCAGGATCTCGACAAGCTGGTCGACGAGATGCTCACCTATGCCCGTCTGGAGCAGGGGGCGCCGGCCTTGAAGTTCCAGCGGATCGACCTGGATGCCTTGCTTGACCGGGTGATCGAAGAGCTCGCGCCGCTGCGTGCCGAGGTACGGGTGGTGCGAGGTGAATGCCAGGGCGCCGATGCCGAAGGTGCCTGGGTCGAGGCCGAGCCGCGCTACCTGCACCGGGCCCTGCAGAACCTGGTGGGCAACGCCATGCGCCATGCCGAGGCCGAGGTGCGCCTTAGCTACCAGTTGGGGCAGCAACGCTGCCGTATCGATGTGGAGGATGACGGCCCGGGGATCCCCGAGGGCTTCTGGGACCGCATCTTCACACCGTTCACCCGCCTCGACGACAGCCGCACCCGCGCCTCGGGCGGGCATGGCCTGGGCCTGTCGATCGTGCGGCGGATCATTTACTGGCACGCGGGCCGGGCCACGGTGGGGCGCAGCGCCGCGCTGGGCGGGGCCTGCTTCAGCCTGAACTGGCCACGGCAGCAGGCACCGTTGTGA
- a CDS encoding dienelactone hydrolase family protein, producing the protein MRALLALTLMCCAALAQAAVQTREIPYQDADGNRLVGYYAYDDALEGKRPGIVVVHEWWGLNDYVKRRARELAALGYNALAIDMYGDGKHTEHPADAQTFMAEAMKDPKAAERRFDAGLELLKLQPNTNKHQLGAVGYCFGGKVVLDAARRGEKLDGVVSFHGALATQTPAKPGVVRAQILVEHGAADSMVTSQQVEAFKAEMDAAKVDYEFVSIEGAKHGFTNPDADRLSHGEHGGPDIGYNKAADESSWADMQAFFRKVFK; encoded by the coding sequence ATGCGTGCCCTGCTGGCCTTGACCCTGATGTGCTGCGCCGCCCTCGCCCAAGCGGCGGTACAAACCCGCGAGATCCCCTACCAGGACGCCGACGGCAACCGCCTGGTCGGCTACTACGCCTATGACGACGCCCTAGAAGGCAAGCGCCCCGGCATTGTCGTGGTGCATGAGTGGTGGGGGCTGAACGACTACGTCAAGCGCCGCGCCCGCGAGCTCGCGGCGCTGGGCTACAACGCACTGGCCATCGACATGTATGGCGACGGCAAGCACACCGAGCACCCGGCCGACGCCCAGACGTTCATGGCAGAGGCGATGAAGGACCCCAAGGCCGCGGAGCGGCGCTTCGATGCCGGCCTCGAACTACTGAAACTGCAGCCGAACACCAACAAGCACCAGTTGGGCGCGGTCGGTTATTGCTTCGGCGGCAAGGTGGTGCTGGATGCCGCACGCCGCGGCGAAAAACTGGACGGCGTGGTGAGCTTCCATGGCGCACTGGCCACCCAGACTCCGGCCAAGCCTGGGGTGGTACGCGCGCAGATCCTGGTCGAGCACGGCGCGGCAGACAGCATGGTTACCTCGCAGCAGGTGGAGGCGTTCAAGGCCGAGATGGATGCAGCCAAGGTCGACTATGAGTTTGTCAGTATCGAAGGGGCCAAGCATGGGTTTACCAACCCGGATGCAGACCGGCTGAGCCATGGCGAGCATGGCGGGCCGGATATCGGCTACAACAAGGCGGCGGATGAAAGCTCCTGGGCGGATATGCAGGCGTTCTTCAGGAAGGTGTTCAAGTAA
- a CDS encoding DUF1456 family protein has protein sequence MNHNDVLRSLRYMLKVNDAKMAEIIGLSGLDVHPLVLATYLKKEDEEGFVRCPERVMAHFLDGLVIHRRGKDDSRPPQPIELPVTNNLILKKLRVAFELKEDDLHAILKSVNFPVSKPELSALFRKAGHDNYRPCGDQLLRNFLKGLTLRVRG, from the coding sequence ATGAACCACAACGACGTCCTGCGCAGCCTGCGCTACATGCTCAAGGTGAATGACGCCAAGATGGCCGAAATCATCGGGCTATCCGGCCTCGACGTGCATCCCCTGGTGCTGGCCACCTACCTGAAGAAGGAAGACGAGGAAGGGTTCGTGCGTTGCCCGGAACGGGTCATGGCGCACTTTCTCGACGGCCTGGTGATCCACCGCCGCGGCAAGGATGACAGCCGCCCGCCGCAGCCGATCGAGCTGCCGGTGACCAACAACCTCATCCTCAAGAAACTGCGGGTGGCCTTCGAGCTCAAGGAAGACGACCTGCATGCGATCCTCAAGTCGGTCAACTTCCCGGTCAGCAAGCCCGAACTCAGCGCGCTGTTCCGCAAGGCCGGCCACGACAACTACCGCCCGTGCGGCGACCAGTTGCTGCGCAACTTCCTCAAGGGCCTGACCCTGCGCGTGCGCGGCTGA
- a CDS encoding response regulator yields the protein MKLLVVEDEALLRHHLYTRLGESGHVVEAVADAEEALYQAGQYHFDLAVIDLGLPGIGGLDLITRLRSQDKTFPILILTARGNWQDKVEGLAAGADDYLVKPFQFEELEARLNALLRRSSGFTQSTIAAGPLVLDLNRKQATLDEQPLALTAYEYRILEYLMRHHQQVVAKDRLMEQLYPGDDERDPNVIEVLVGRLRRKLEGERGFKPIDTVRGLGYLFTERCR from the coding sequence ATGAAACTGCTGGTGGTCGAGGACGAAGCCCTGCTTCGCCATCACCTCTACACCCGCCTGGGCGAAAGCGGCCATGTGGTCGAGGCCGTCGCCGATGCCGAGGAGGCGCTGTACCAGGCCGGGCAATACCACTTCGACCTGGCCGTCATCGACCTGGGCCTGCCCGGCATCGGCGGGCTGGACCTGATCACACGCCTGCGCAGCCAGGACAAGACCTTCCCCATTCTCATCCTCACCGCCCGCGGCAACTGGCAGGACAAGGTCGAGGGCCTGGCCGCCGGTGCCGACGACTACCTGGTCAAGCCGTTCCAGTTCGAAGAACTCGAAGCACGCCTGAATGCCCTGCTGCGCCGCTCCAGCGGCTTCACTCAGTCAACCATCGCCGCCGGCCCGCTGGTGCTCGACCTCAACCGCAAGCAGGCGACGCTGGACGAGCAACCCCTGGCCCTGACTGCCTACGAATACCGCATCCTCGAATACCTCATGCGCCATCACCAGCAGGTGGTGGCCAAGGACCGTCTGATGGAACAGCTGTACCCGGGTGATGATGAACGTGACCCGAATGTCATCGAAGTACTGGTCGGCCGCCTGCGGCGCAAGCTTGAGGGCGAGCGCGGCTTCAAACCCATCGACACCGTGCGCGGTCTGGGCTACCTGTTCACCGAGCGCTGCCGATGA
- a CDS encoding 4'-phosphopantetheinyl transferase family protein: MNTLPACCAPLQHHWPLPRPLPGAVLVSCAFDPTRLAPDDFQRAGVVPGASLQRSVAKRQAEYLAGRVCARAALLRLDGRDYVPGTHEDRSPIWPAGIHGSITHGKGWAAAVVAAEGSCQGLGLDQEALLDDQRAERLMGEILTPPEVERLDRRQLGLAVTLTFSLKESLFKTLYPLTRQRFYFEHAEVLDWSAEGLARLRLLTDLSPQWRHGSELQGQFCLQDGHLLSLVSV, from the coding sequence ATGAACACACTCCCCGCCTGCTGCGCCCCGCTCCAGCACCACTGGCCCCTGCCCCGCCCGCTACCCGGCGCGGTGCTGGTCAGTTGCGCCTTCGACCCCACACGACTGGCACCCGACGACTTCCAGCGCGCCGGCGTCGTGCCAGGCGCCAGCCTGCAGCGCTCGGTGGCCAAGCGCCAGGCCGAGTACCTGGCCGGCCGGGTGTGCGCCCGCGCCGCGCTGCTACGCCTGGACGGCCGTGACTACGTGCCCGGCACCCACGAAGACCGCTCGCCCATCTGGCCAGCCGGTATCCACGGCTCGATCACCCACGGCAAAGGCTGGGCCGCTGCCGTGGTCGCCGCCGAGGGCAGTTGCCAGGGCCTGGGCCTGGATCAGGAAGCACTGCTGGATGACCAGCGCGCCGAGCGGTTGATGGGCGAAATCCTCACCCCACCCGAAGTCGAACGCCTGGACCGCCGCCAGCTCGGCCTTGCCGTCACCCTGACTTTCTCGCTCAAGGAAAGCCTGTTCAAGACCCTTTACCCGCTGACCCGCCAGCGCTTCTACTTCGAGCACGCCGAAGTGCTGGACTGGTCCGCCGAAGGCCTGGCCCGCCTGCGCCTGCTCACCGACCTGTCGCCGCAGTGGCGGCATGGCAGCGAACTGCAGGGCCAGTTCTGCCTGCAGGACGGCCACCTGCTCAGCCTGGTCAGCGTCTGA
- a CDS encoding dicarboxylate/amino acid:cation symporter translates to MTTRQPLYKSLYVQVLVAITIGILLGHYYPETGVALKPLGDGFVKLIKMVIAPIIFCTVVSGIAGMQSMKSVGKTGGYALLYFEIVSTIALIIGLVVVNVVKPGAGMHIDVSTLNASSVAAYAAAGAQQTTVGFLLNVIPNTVVGAFANGDILQVLMFSVLFGFALHRLGSYGKPVLDMIDRFAHVMFNIINMIMKLAPVGAFGAMAFTIGQYGVGSLVQLGYLMACFYITCLLFVLVVLGGICRAHGFSVLKLIRYIREELLIVLGTSSSESALPRMLAKMERLGAKKSVVGLVIPTGYSFNLDGTSIYLTMAAVFIAQATDTTMDITHQITLLLVLLVASKGAAGVTGSGFIVLAATLSAVGHLPVAGLALILGIDRFMSEARALTNLVGNAVATVVVAKWVKEMDNDKLASELASGGAPLVDTRPTDDLGVAEGPAR, encoded by the coding sequence ATGACGACACGTCAGCCGCTTTACAAATCCCTGTATGTCCAGGTGTTGGTCGCCATCACCATCGGTATCCTGCTCGGCCACTACTACCCGGAGACGGGCGTCGCTCTCAAACCCTTGGGAGACGGCTTCGTCAAACTGATCAAGATGGTCATCGCCCCGATCATCTTCTGCACCGTGGTCAGCGGCATCGCCGGCATGCAGAGCATGAAGTCGGTCGGCAAGACCGGTGGCTACGCGCTGCTGTACTTTGAAATCGTCTCCACCATCGCCCTGATCATCGGCCTCGTCGTCGTCAACGTGGTCAAGCCGGGCGCTGGCATGCACATTGACGTCAGCACCCTGAACGCCAGCAGCGTGGCTGCCTACGCCGCCGCCGGCGCGCAGCAGACCACCGTCGGCTTCCTGCTCAACGTCATTCCCAACACCGTGGTCGGCGCCTTCGCCAACGGCGACATCCTGCAAGTGCTGATGTTCTCCGTGCTGTTCGGCTTCGCCCTGCACCGCCTGGGCAGCTACGGCAAGCCGGTGCTGGACATGATCGACCGCTTCGCCCACGTCATGTTCAACATCATCAACATGATCATGAAGCTCGCCCCAGTCGGTGCCTTTGGTGCAATGGCCTTCACCATCGGCCAGTACGGCGTTGGCTCGCTGGTGCAACTGGGCTACCTGATGGCCTGCTTCTACATCACCTGCCTGCTGTTCGTGCTGGTGGTGCTGGGCGGTATCTGCCGCGCCCACGGTTTCAGTGTCCTCAAGCTGATCCGCTACATCCGTGAAGAACTGCTGATCGTGCTGGGCACTTCCTCCTCGGAATCGGCCCTGCCACGCATGCTGGCCAAGATGGAGCGTCTGGGTGCGAAGAAGTCGGTGGTTGGCCTGGTCATCCCGACCGGTTACTCGTTCAACCTCGACGGCACCTCGATCTACCTGACCATGGCTGCAGTGTTCATCGCCCAGGCCACCGACACCACCATGGACATCACTCACCAGATCACCCTGCTGCTGGTGCTGCTGGTGGCTTCCAAAGGTGCTGCCGGCGTTACCGGCTCGGGCTTCATCGTCCTGGCTGCCACCCTGTCGGCCGTAGGCCACTTGCCGGTTGCCGGCCTGGCGCTGATCCTCGGCATCGACCGCTTCATGTCTGAAGCCCGTGCCCTGACCAACCTGGTAGGCAACGCCGTTGCCACTGTGGTCGTGGCCAAGTGGGTGAAGGAAATGGACAACGACAAGCTGGCATCGGAGCTGGCCTCCGGTGGTGCGCCGCTGGTCGACACCCGTCCGACCGACGACCTGGGCGTGGCTGAAGGCCCGGCTCGCTGA
- a CDS encoding outer membrane beta-barrel protein — protein sequence MKTFNTLLAAMAVCAAGITTAQAADDNFASLTYGQTSDKVRKSGLLQRNTDHLNADGIIGKDDTWGVRVGKINDQGRYYMTYDNVSGDHSGLKLRQENLLGSYDLFLPVGDTTKLFGGGSLGVTKLTQDSPGASRDTDYGYAYGLQAGVIQDITDKASVELGYRYLRTNAATEVGAHGGPKDGTLRLTSSAQTYLAASYKF from the coding sequence ATGAAAACCTTCAACACCCTGCTTGCCGCCATGGCCGTCTGCGCCGCTGGCATCACCACCGCCCAGGCCGCGGACGACAACTTCGCCAGCCTGACCTACGGCCAGACCAGCGACAAGGTTCGCAAGTCCGGCCTGCTGCAGCGCAACACCGACCACCTCAACGCCGACGGCATCATCGGCAAGGACGACACCTGGGGTGTGCGGGTGGGCAAGATCAATGACCAGGGCCGCTACTACATGACTTACGACAACGTCTCGGGCGACCACAGTGGCCTGAAGTTGCGCCAGGAGAACCTGCTGGGCAGCTACGACCTGTTCCTGCCGGTGGGTGATACCACCAAGCTGTTTGGCGGTGGCAGCCTGGGCGTGACCAAGCTGACCCAGGACTCGCCAGGTGCCAGCCGGGATACCGACTACGGTTACGCGTATGGCCTGCAGGCCGGTGTGATCCAGGACATCACCGACAAGGCCTCGGTGGAACTGGGCTACCGTTACCTGCGCACCAATGCCGCCACCGAAGTGGGTGCGCACGGCGGGCCGAAGGACGGCACCCTGCGCCTGACCAGCAGCGCGCAGACCTACCTGGCTGCAAGCTACAAGTTCTGA
- a CDS encoding ATP-binding protein: MIRSLRVRLMLAAAVLALLFMLALLPALQKAFSLALQESIEQRLASDVTTLISAARIEHGQLQMPTLLPDERYNLPYTGLLGYIFDRDGKLVWQSRATAAQNINYRPRYDGRGNEFARIHQADGEEFFVYDVEIKLLGGQSAAYSIVALQPVREYQHTLDGLREKLYLGFGAALLALLVLLWAGLTWGLRSLRRLSLELDDVESGARDGLSREHPRELLRLTGSLNRLLHSEREQRQRYRDSLDDLAHSLKTPLAVLQGVGESLQQRSGEREQARVLQSQIERMSQQIDYQLQRASLRKSGLVRHSVLLRPLLDSLCSTLAKVYRDKRVNVTLQLPEAAQVPMEQGALLELLGNLLENAYRLSLGQVRVSLEQAPGQLTLCVEDDGPGVPADQRERILERGERLDSQHPGQGIGLAVVKDIVDSYDAELSLGDSPLGGAAFRITFNLD; this comes from the coding sequence ATGATCCGTTCGCTGCGGGTGCGCCTGATGCTGGCGGCCGCGGTGCTGGCGCTGCTGTTCATGCTGGCGCTGCTGCCGGCCCTGCAGAAAGCCTTCAGCCTGGCCCTGCAGGAGTCGATCGAACAACGCCTGGCCTCGGATGTGACCACGCTGATTTCCGCTGCGCGCATCGAGCACGGCCAGTTGCAGATGCCGACCCTGCTGCCGGACGAGCGTTACAACCTGCCGTACACCGGCCTGCTCGGCTATATCTTCGACCGCGATGGCAAGCTGGTCTGGCAGTCGCGGGCCACCGCCGCGCAGAACATCAACTACCGCCCGCGCTACGACGGCCGCGGCAACGAATTCGCCCGCATTCACCAGGCCGATGGCGAAGAGTTCTTCGTCTATGACGTCGAGATCAAGCTGCTGGGTGGCCAGAGCGCCGCCTACAGCATTGTCGCCCTGCAACCGGTGCGCGAATACCAGCACACCCTCGACGGCCTGCGCGAAAAGCTCTACCTCGGCTTTGGCGCGGCCCTGCTGGCGTTGCTGGTGCTGTTGTGGGCCGGCCTGACCTGGGGCCTGCGTTCGTTGCGCCGGCTCAGCCTCGAGCTGGACGACGTGGAGTCGGGGGCGCGGGATGGCCTGAGCCGCGAACACCCGCGTGAGCTGCTGCGCCTGACCGGCTCGCTGAACCGCCTGTTGCACAGCGAGCGCGAGCAGCGCCAACGCTACCGCGATTCGCTCGATGACCTGGCGCACAGCCTGAAGACGCCGCTGGCGGTGTTGCAGGGGGTGGGCGAAAGCCTGCAGCAGCGTAGCGGCGAGCGCGAGCAGGCGCGCGTGCTGCAGAGCCAGATCGAGCGCATGAGCCAGCAGATCGACTACCAGTTGCAACGCGCCAGCCTGCGCAAGAGTGGCCTGGTGCGCCACAGCGTGTTGCTGCGACCGTTGCTCGACAGCCTGTGCAGTACCTTGGCCAAGGTGTACCGGGACAAGCGGGTGAACGTGACCCTGCAACTGCCCGAGGCGGCGCAGGTGCCGATGGAGCAGGGCGCGTTGCTGGAGCTGCTGGGCAACTTGCTGGAGAACGCCTACCGCCTGAGCCTGGGCCAGGTGCGTGTGAGCCTGGAGCAGGCGCCTGGGCAGTTGACCTTGTGCGTCGAGGACGACGGGCCTGGGGTGCCGGCCGACCAGCGTGAGCGCATTCTCGAACGGGGTGAACGGCTGGACAGCCAGCACCCGGGGCAGGGGATCGGCTTGGCGGTGGTCAAGGATATCGTCGACAGCTATGACGCCGAGCTGAGCCTGGGAGATTCGCCCTTGGGCGGTGCGGCGTTCAGAATCACCTTCAACCTGGATTGA
- the tsaA gene encoding tRNA (N6-threonylcarbamoyladenosine(37)-N6)-methyltransferase TrmO: protein MQHTVTPVGIIRSCFKEKFAIPRQPQLAPAARGVLELLPPFDQGDAVEGLEQVSHVWLLFLFHQALEDKPRLKVRPPRLGGNKSMGVFATRATHRPNGIGQSVVRLEGVEPGRLLLSGIDLLDGTPVLDIKPYVPYADSIAGASNQMASEAPAAIAVQWGDNALPQAREHALRLGEPLVELIEQCLAQDPRPAYQVPPAERVYGVKFWDVQVRWHYPQPEVIRVLEVVLA, encoded by the coding sequence ATGCAGCATACGGTTACCCCGGTCGGCATCATCCGCTCCTGTTTCAAGGAGAAGTTCGCCATCCCGCGCCAGCCACAACTGGCGCCCGCTGCACGCGGTGTGCTCGAACTGCTGCCACCGTTCGACCAGGGTGATGCGGTCGAGGGTCTGGAGCAGGTCAGCCATGTCTGGCTGCTGTTCCTGTTCCACCAGGCGCTGGAAGACAAACCCCGCCTGAAGGTGCGGCCACCGCGCCTGGGCGGCAACAAGAGCATGGGCGTGTTCGCCACCCGCGCCACTCACCGGCCCAATGGTATCGGCCAGTCGGTGGTGCGTCTGGAAGGCGTGGAGCCAGGGCGCCTGCTGCTGTCCGGGATCGACCTGCTCGATGGCACGCCAGTGCTGGACATCAAACCGTATGTGCCGTACGCCGACAGCATCGCTGGCGCCAGCAACCAGATGGCCAGCGAAGCACCTGCCGCGATCGCCGTGCAGTGGGGCGACAACGCCCTGCCCCAGGCCCGTGAACATGCACTGCGCCTGGGTGAACCGTTGGTGGAACTGATCGAGCAATGCCTGGCACAGGACCCCCGACCGGCCTACCAGGTGCCACCGGCAGAGCGGGTGTATGGGGTGAAGTTCTGGGATGTGCAGGTAAGGTGGCATTACCCGCAGCCGGAGGTGATCCGGGTGTTGGAGGTGGTGCTGGCCTGA
- a CDS encoding rRNA pseudouridine synthase, whose protein sequence is MSEPVRLSKRLIEQLGCSRREAELYIEGGWVTVDGVVVEQPQFKVGQQRVELLPGARAETLEPVTLLLNQPANVDSEIARASMNMGSLSEAHREGVRALHGHFARQACVAPLERGASGLQVFTQDWRVTRKIDADLRRLEQEFIVEVRGETTPQALERLARGATRNDRELPRTKASWQNETHLRMVLKNPQPGQIAELCAYLRLELVGMRRIRLGGVSMGKLPLGQWRYLATTERF, encoded by the coding sequence ATGTCCGAACCCGTCCGCCTGTCCAAACGCCTTATCGAGCAGCTTGGCTGCTCCCGTCGGGAGGCCGAGCTGTATATCGAAGGCGGCTGGGTCACGGTCGATGGCGTGGTGGTCGAGCAACCGCAGTTCAAGGTCGGGCAGCAGCGCGTCGAACTGCTGCCGGGTGCTCGTGCCGAAACGCTGGAACCGGTAACCCTGCTGCTGAACCAGCCAGCCAACGTGGACAGCGAAATCGCCCGCGCCAGCATGAACATGGGCAGCCTCAGCGAGGCCCATCGCGAGGGTGTACGCGCCCTGCACGGGCATTTTGCCCGGCAGGCCTGCGTGGCACCGCTGGAGCGCGGCGCCAGCGGCCTGCAGGTCTTCACCCAGGACTGGCGGGTAACCCGCAAGATCGACGCCGACCTGCGCCGCCTGGAACAGGAATTCATCGTTGAAGTGCGCGGCGAGACCACGCCCCAGGCGCTGGAACGCCTGGCACGCGGTGCCACCCGCAATGACCGCGAGCTGCCCAGGACCAAGGCCAGCTGGCAGAACGAGACCCACCTGCGCATGGTCCTGAAAAACCCGCAGCCAGGGCAGATTGCCGAGCTGTGCGCCTATCTGCGCCTGGAGCTGGTAGGCATGCGCCGCATTCGCCTGGGTGGCGTGTCGATGGGCAAGCTGCCCTTGGGCCAGTGGCGCTACCTGGCCACTACCGAACGTTTCTAA
- a CDS encoding GNAT family N-acetyltransferase yields the protein MHSVLTLQTPRLSDYGELVQVWEDSVRATHDFLPDGYIVLLREQVLRRYLDAVMLICCKDRQRICGFAGVANGRVDMLFVAPAYRGKGVGKRLLHYAIDELNAERLDVNEQNPQALGFYLHEGFEVIGRSETDGLGQPYPLLHMRLRKTA from the coding sequence ATGCATTCGGTACTGACGTTGCAAACCCCGCGCTTGAGTGACTACGGCGAACTGGTACAGGTGTGGGAGGACTCGGTACGCGCCACCCACGACTTCCTGCCCGATGGCTACATCGTCTTGCTGCGCGAACAGGTACTGCGTCGCTACCTCGACGCGGTGATGCTGATCTGCTGCAAGGACCGCCAACGCATCTGCGGCTTCGCCGGGGTCGCCAACGGGCGCGTGGACATGCTGTTCGTCGCACCTGCCTACCGGGGCAAAGGGGTTGGCAAGCGCCTGCTGCACTATGCGATCGACGAGCTGAATGCCGAGCGCCTGGACGTCAACGAACAGAACCCGCAAGCCTTGGGCTTCTACCTGCATGAAGGCTTCGAGGTGATCGGCCGTTCGGAAACCGACGGCCTGGGGCAGCCCTATCCCTTGCTGCACATGCGCCTGCGCAAAACGGCGTAA